The genomic window gagaggagagaacctctctctctaaaactacatctaatcctaaaattatctaTATTCTATCACTAAGTTGTTCTGTTGTTTGATTCcttcattctctggcttatattctgtgtttctgacttggatttgggccgaaaaagggtccagaaatcgctgggggcgttttctgtagattcttgtacgtggcgtctgtcacgcgttcgcgtgagtcacgcattcgcgtggcctgggagtttttcttgtcacgcatacgcgtcagtcacgcgttcgcgtcaattaCGTTCTGCTAAAggcgcgcgttcgcgtcatccacgcgtacgcgtcgatgccatttcgcgctaggcacgcatttgcgtcgtccatgcattcgtgtcgctgcccttttcttcaaaactccatttttgtgttttccttccatttttgtatgtttcctttctgtcctttaagccaatcctgccctatgagacctgaaaatacttaacacacaaatcacggcatcgaatggtaataaaggataattaaaattaatatttttaaagcatagaaacatgttcacatatatcataaaaaaggaaggaatagtaaaaccatgtaatttatatgaataagtaggtgaagaattgataaaaacactcaatttgagcacaaattatatcataaaatatgggtttatcaggtgacctaaaagggtctgtggtcacggttttgggggtgacctaaaggggtctttggtcacgattttgggggtggtccaaaagggtctatggtcacaattttaggggtgacctaaaggtgtctatggtcacggtttttcagaagggtgacctaaaagggtctgtGGTCACGATTTTAGGGGGTGACCTGGTcatggttttttacagtgaccaaaaaatgtctatggtcacggttttatgaggagtgacctaaaagggtctatggtcacgattttgggggtgacctaaaagggtttatggtcacgattttgggggtgacctaaagaggTCTATGGTCAGTTTTAATaatttgagtttaaattaattaagatttttatgtattttttataattttaaatattttatctttttaaaatttaaaaattttaataattaaaaactaataataattttatatgatttattttaaatattgaaattttaaatttaattttataaataaaaaattaagttgaatactattaattttaaattaaaaaaagatttaaaacttaataacataaaaaatgatTTAATAACTTAATAATGATTTAAAAAATGATTTATAATTAGTTACTTTatagaaattgaaattaaagttgtgatagaaaaataatgaaatgtaatataatttaatttaggtaATCGATATTTTAGATTTAAAATcgtattttataaaatgtgatttgtaagacccataattttcgaaaaaaatattatttgagttaatttcaatttatatattcattaaatactttatttttagatttagtttaattaatatttagagttaagttaattaatattcttgtgtaatttttataattggttatttcatataatttgaaattaaaatttagtaatggaagtattatataatttaatttaagaaatttttattatgaataaaTTATGGTTTATTTATTAAATTGAGTTCTTAGagttagagattaatttattaggaaTGATTAAATAGATTTTTGTAAATACTTTAgatttaagtcaattaatatttatgtacaacttttattttaattagttatcttatataaattaaaattaaagttatgatgaaaaaataatgaaaggtcatataatttaatttaggtaATTGATATTTCGAGTTTAAccatattttataaaatgtgattagtatgtttactttataatttaaattaaaaataattatttgaactCAATGATATCTTGATAAATGAAATTTTATGTGTTTCGAAAATAATCTTCAcagtattatatttaaattctaaattattattttatctcaaatattttataaaattgttaTATTACTCATGTATATTTTACCCTAGTCCTAAAATTTCTAATAAAAACCCTAATATCCCAAATTTTCCAATTTACTACCCTAAATCTCTAAACACACGCTAACAACACTCAGTAAGTGAGGGAGAAAGGGGAAACAGAGAAGGGAGAAGGGGGAGCTCGAGGGAGAAGAGGGGAAGAGAGGAGGGGACGATGCGGCTGGGTCCTTACTGCCGTCACCGTTGTTGAGGCATTGGAGGAGAGAGAGATTTGCTTTGCAGAGGCNNNNNNNNNNNNNNNNNNNNNNNNNNNNNNNNNNNNNNNNNNNNNNNNNNNNNNNNNNNNNNNNNNNNNNNNNNNNNNNNNNNNNNNNNNNNNNNNNNNNNNNNNNNNNNNNNNNNNNNNNNNNNNNNNNNNNNNNNNNNNNNNNNNNNNNNNNNNNNNNNNNNNNNNNNNNNNNNNNNNNNNNNNNNNNNNNNNNNNNNNNNNNNNNNNNNNNNNNNNNNNNNNNNNNNNNNNNNNNNNNNNNNNNNNNNNNNNNNNNNNNNNNNNNNNNNNNNNNNNNNNNNNNNNNNNNNNNNNNNNNNNNNNNNNNNNNNNNNNNNNNNNNNNNNNNNNNNNNNNNNNNNNNNNNNNNNNNNNNNNNNNNNNNNNNNNNNNNNNNNNNNNNNNNNNNNNNNNNNNNNNNNNNNNNNNNNNNNNNNNNNNNNNNNNGTCCTTACCGCCGTCACCGTTGTCATTGAGGCGCCAGAGGAGAGAGAGATTTACTTTGCAGAGGCGTTGAGGGAGACAGACGTGACGCGAGGAAGAGGAGCTTGTCTTCGTTGCCGCCGTCGCCATGCCTTGCCGCCGCTGCCGTTGATGGAAAACTCCACCGTCGTTGGGAGGAACCAAACAGGGAGAGGAGGTCACCGTTGATGCTACCGCAGAAAGGAAGGAAGCAACGTATGTGAGGAAGTGATGCAACAGAGGAGGAGCCGTTCCTCTGCCGCCACTGAAATTCCTTGTCGCTGCCGGAATTCATGGTGAGTTAATCGTGCCTAGCTACCATAATCACCAACCTCTGAACCTTATTTGCTCTGTAACAACCCTGCGCTTGCTTCTGATGTTCTTGACTATGTTGGGTTTCCTGGAATTATCACGGTTGAAGCTTCTCACCAGAGAAGACAAGTTGTTGCGCCATCCTTTTCATTCTGACATCGATTCTCCCGTTCAAAACCCTGTAACGCTTTCACTCTTGTTCTGTTTAGCATTGTTTCTctgttatatttttatttcaattacggTAGCCAATATCTTTGTTTTAGTACTGCTGTGTTCTACTGGAAATATCAAAATTGTTGCTGCTAGTGTGATCATAGTTGGTGCCGCTGTCTCTACCCCGGTTACGTTGGAATTGTCCCTGCTACTGCCACGATTGGGGATAAAGGGACTTTTTGCATTAAATTATGCGATTGCTTCATCGAGGTAGGGAGTTTAATTTAAacgattttaatttaagaatgcccacAAGGTTTATTGAGTAATTGCAAATGGGTTTAATTGTTGTGAATAATTGATTGACTATATAGATGTTGAATATGATTGAGCTTGTTGATTTTATGAGATTGATTGGTTATGTGTGAATTATGAATTGTTGATAAATGATTGCTGAGAGTGCTGAATCTTGATGTtattagttgattgttgttgAGCTAGTTATTAGATATATTATAATGGTGGTGGGCTTGGTTGGTGtttgtttgaaattgattttgagagGAATTGAAGGTTGAATCTTGAAATATTAAACTTTTGTAGGCATTGTGATTATGAATAGAATATGTACCAAAAACCAAGTAATAAGAGCTTATGACTATTCAAGCTATTAGTATATGTTGGTGGCTTTTAACCGAATTTTGAGTTTTGGCCTCTAaccgaattttaattttttttttagatttctaGTGGCTTTTGAAGGTTATGGCTGCTGCTACAACTGCGAGAACTTTTTGATAGACACAGTAGCTAAATTGCTTAACTAAGTTGgtatttatttatctagttgtatttttattgttattaaacTTTATTGAAAGCCCGTGTCACCGTTGCCGCAGAAGCCCGCAGTTGGAGGAAGCTCGTGTCGCCGTCTTTCTCACCGTTGCCAGAGAAGCCCGAGGAGACGGGGAGACAGAACACGAAAGATGCCATCCGCGTCACTTCTTTGTGTATTTTGTTCCGTCTTTTGCGCGCTGATTCCCTTTTGTTGGTTTTCTGTGGTTGTCAAAGTTCAAACCTTTCTCTGATTTGGATGGATCTAGTTCCAGTTTCTCAGAATTTGGTCTTTTGGGGTGTCGAGGATACTTGAATGTCACTGATTCTACCTCAAAGGTTTCTTCTTTTGTTCATTCTTCAATTGACGGAATAGCTTCtggatttttgttttttcttttttgtcgTTTGTTTGATTTATGCTATTTTGGTTTCACTGGAAATACAAAAAGGGGGTTTCTGTTATCTTTGAAGGAAAATTGATTGGGGGTGTTCTACTATTCTCAGTTGAGGGTTGACTATTGTCAATTTACCTTCAAAAAGAGTGGTTTGAGTTgaagttaattaattaacttcTATTCAAAGGTAGGTACAACAGCTTTGATAATCCCTTAGAATCATATGACACAAAAATAAAAGTTTCATTAATGGTATACTTTTAATAAACTTTACAATTTTGTGATCATATTTTTGTTGACTTGCTGTGTTCTATGGTGCATACCGAACAAAAAGCTCAAAGTATTGCTTTAGAATTACTTTTGGTTGATTAAATCGTACAATTAGTTACAAAATATCATATTAAATTCATTGTAGATCCTATACTAACTCTTTCTAATATGAAATTGTTTGCTGCCATGTGCTTACTATGTATAGTTTGGTTGATATAATTAGATCTTTAGAATTACTTTTGGTTGATTAAATTGTTTGCTGCTGAACATATCACTGAGCTTTAGTTTTGAAAGGCAGAATGGAGATGTACCCCCAAGTGAGTTAAATACTTCTGCAATAAATAATTCATGTCAATGCTATTTCCTGTGCTTGCCAAATTGGTTTTGTTGATAAATAGTTGTTGAGTTTCTTTGGTAATATATATTGTATCTCTTTAAGTACTTTATATTGTTTTATGATGTGTCATATACTATGATGTGGATGTGTATTGTATAGTGTGTACTAGCTATTATATGTgtgatgtatatatattttaatgaTATGTTCTTTTTTCCTAAGTTGAAGAAGAATAAATGTAGGTGTTTATATCTAATGTGACTTTACTTTGCATGTTAGTGAAGCAGGTGCT from Arachis ipaensis cultivar K30076 chromosome B09, Araip1.1, whole genome shotgun sequence includes these protein-coding regions:
- the LOC110267179 gene encoding uncharacterized protein LOC110267179 isoform X2, yielding MLLTREDKLLRHPFHSDIDSPVQNPVTLSLLFCLALFLCYIFISITVANIFVLVLLCSTGNIKIVAASVIIVGAAVSTPVTLELSLLLPRLGIKGLFALNYAIASSSEAGAELSNGKVAETKSSRALRRKNSNTRNNLSWQSLSCITLTHVEQFC
- the LOC110267179 gene encoding uncharacterized protein LOC110267179 isoform X1; this encodes MFLTMLGFLELSRLKLLTREDKLLRHPFHSDIDSPVQNPVTLSLLFCLALFLCYIFISITVANIFVLVLLCSTGNIKIVAASVIIVGAAVSTPVTLELSLLLPRLGIKGLFALNYAIASSSEAGAELSNGKVAETKSSRALRRKNSNTRNNLSWQSLSCITLTHVEQFC
- the LOC110267179 gene encoding uncharacterized protein LOC110267179 isoform X3, with amino-acid sequence MFLTMLGFLELSRLKLLTREDKLLRHPFHSDIDSPVQNPVTLSLLFCLALFLCYIFISITVANIFVLVLLCSTGNIKIVAASVIIVGAAVSTPVTLELSLLLPRLGIKGLFALNYAIASSRFLVAFEGYGCCYNCENFLIDTVAKLLN